One genomic window of Leptotrichia shahii includes the following:
- the mnmA gene encoding tRNA 2-thiouridine(34) synthase MnmA yields MEKRKKVVLGMSGGVDSSVAAILLKEQGYDVIGVFMKNWEEKDENGVCMAEEDYKDVIAVAEQLGIPYYSVNFVKEYWDKVFTYFLDEYKKGRTPNPDVMCNKEIKFRAFLDYAMKLGADYVATGHYARIVHEEKDGKIKSTMLRGIDDNKDQTYFLCQLNQEQLEKVLFPLGEYTKPKIREIAEKYNLATAKKKDSTGICFIGERDFNKFLSQYLPAKDGNIVNTQGKVLGHHNGLMYYTIGQRKGIGIGNTKEGTGEPWFVVDKDLEKNELIVTQGDNSVLYSKGLIATDFNFINEMQFPLECTVKFRYRQKDTKAIINTLNENEYEVIFDEPQKAVTLGQIVVAYDGEVCLGGGIIDKIIK; encoded by the coding sequence ATGGAAAAAAGAAAAAAAGTTGTATTAGGAATGTCGGGCGGAGTGGATTCCTCTGTTGCGGCAATTCTGTTAAAAGAACAAGGATATGATGTAATTGGTGTTTTTATGAAAAACTGGGAAGAAAAGGATGAAAATGGGGTTTGTATGGCAGAAGAGGATTATAAGGATGTAATTGCTGTGGCAGAACAGTTGGGAATACCTTATTATTCGGTAAATTTTGTAAAGGAGTATTGGGACAAGGTTTTTACATATTTTTTGGATGAGTATAAAAAAGGAAGAACGCCCAATCCTGATGTGATGTGTAATAAGGAAATCAAATTTCGTGCATTTCTGGACTATGCGATGAAACTTGGGGCTGATTATGTGGCAACAGGACATTATGCGAGAATTGTTCACGAAGAAAAAGATGGAAAGATTAAATCGACTATGTTAAGAGGAATTGATGATAACAAGGATCAGACGTATTTTCTTTGTCAATTAAATCAAGAGCAATTGGAAAAAGTTCTATTTCCACTGGGAGAATACACAAAGCCGAAAATCCGTGAAATAGCTGAAAAATATAATTTGGCAACAGCAAAGAAAAAAGACAGTACAGGGATCTGCTTTATTGGGGAACGTGATTTCAATAAATTTTTATCGCAATACTTACCTGCAAAGGATGGAAACATTGTAAATACGCAAGGAAAAGTGCTAGGACATCATAATGGACTTATGTATTACACAATCGGACAGAGAAAAGGAATTGGGATTGGAAATACCAAGGAAGGGACTGGAGAGCCTTGGTTTGTTGTGGACAAGGATTTGGAAAAAAATGAGTTGATTGTAACGCAAGGCGATAATTCAGTGCTTTACTCAAAAGGTTTAATTGCAACGGATTTTAACTTTATAAATGAAATGCAGTTTCCATTGGAGTGTACTGTAAAATTTAGATATAGACAAAAAGATACAAAAGCTATAATTAATACATTAAATGAAAATGAATATGAAGTGATTTTTGATGAGCCGCAAAAGGCAGTAACATTGGGACAAATTGTGGTTGCTTATGATGGTGAGGTTTGTCTTGGTGGGGGAATTATTGATAAGATTATAAAATAA
- the rnc gene encoding ribonuclease III, which yields MENNGNRNVNELIKKIGYEFKNEKYLHEALTHRSYANEIEKDRRFNNEKLEFLGDAILNLITTEYIYDLYEKKTEGELAKLKSQIISEPVFSTIASELELGEYLYLSNGEVMSGGRHRRSILGDAFEALIGAIFKDSDYYTAKNIALKFLLGKINKLEEIEGTGDYKTVLQEFVQGKYRKMPEYNLIKTSGPDHDKVFEMSVSWNNTVHGIGIGKSKKEAEKHAAKEALSKLKK from the coding sequence ATGGAAAATAATGGAAATAGAAATGTAAATGAATTGATAAAAAAAATAGGGTATGAGTTTAAAAATGAAAAATATTTGCATGAAGCATTGACGCATAGATCGTATGCTAATGAAATCGAAAAAGATAGAAGATTCAATAATGAGAAGCTGGAATTTTTGGGAGATGCAATTTTAAACCTTATAACGACTGAATATATTTATGATCTTTATGAGAAGAAGACCGAAGGGGAGCTTGCAAAACTGAAAAGTCAAATTATAAGTGAACCTGTGTTTTCAACTATTGCAAGTGAGCTTGAACTAGGAGAATATTTGTATTTGAGTAACGGGGAAGTTATGTCTGGCGGAAGACATAGGAGATCTATTTTGGGAGATGCTTTTGAGGCATTGATTGGTGCGATTTTTAAAGATTCAGATTATTATACTGCAAAAAATATTGCATTGAAATTTTTACTTGGAAAAATAAATAAATTGGAAGAAATAGAAGGAACAGGTGACTATAAGACAGTTCTGCAGGAATTTGTACAAGGGAAATACAGAAAAATGCCCGAATATAATTTAATTAAAACTAGCGGTCCTGATCACGATAAAGTTTTTGAAATGTCTGTAAGCTGGAATAACACAGTTCATGGAATAGGAATTGGGAAGAGTAAAAAGGAAGCTGAAAAACATGCAGCAAAGGAAGCTCTTTCAAAATTAAAAAAATAG
- the disA gene encoding DNA integrity scanning diadenylate cyclase DisA, whose product MVKKAVNKKKILEHIFARVAPGTALREAIDKIQEAKLGALIVLGNPNNLKDVMGGGFELNTVYSPQKVYELSKMDGGIILSEDIKTIYGANIQLQPNYSIETDESGTRHQAAHRIAQQKGNLVVAVSERRNKITIYYGKFRYLLNEIGDLLTKSSQAITALEKYSLTIEKNHVNLSILEFDNMVTLYDILECVRMYGLLFRMSEELIEYMAELGSEGRLIKIQYEEIMLNKNESFDALIKDYKVSNETAEKIGLRVKSLTKEELLDDEKIVCLLGFDTNIINLDEKIEPRGYGLLSNITKISKKDREILVREFSNVQSILMSTASDIAKIKGVSKYKAEHINKSLKRIKNRAVIDRE is encoded by the coding sequence ATGGTAAAAAAGGCAGTTAATAAGAAGAAAATATTGGAACATATATTTGCCAGAGTAGCACCTGGAACAGCACTAAGAGAAGCAATAGATAAAATTCAGGAGGCAAAGCTAGGAGCATTAATTGTTCTAGGAAATCCTAATAATCTAAAAGATGTAATGGGAGGCGGATTTGAGTTAAATACAGTATATTCACCGCAAAAAGTTTACGAGCTATCTAAAATGGACGGCGGAATTATTTTGTCAGAAGATATAAAGACAATTTATGGGGCAAATATTCAGCTGCAGCCTAATTATTCGATAGAAACAGATGAAAGTGGAACAAGACATCAGGCAGCACATAGAATTGCTCAGCAAAAGGGGAATTTGGTTGTAGCTGTTTCTGAAAGAAGAAATAAGATAACAATATATTATGGAAAATTTAGATATTTGTTAAATGAAATTGGAGATTTACTGACAAAATCTTCACAGGCGATAACCGCTCTTGAGAAATATTCCCTTACAATCGAAAAAAATCACGTAAATTTGTCTATTTTGGAATTCGATAATATGGTAACGCTTTATGATATTTTAGAATGCGTGAGAATGTATGGACTCCTTTTCAGAATGTCAGAGGAATTAATCGAATATATGGCAGAACTTGGAAGTGAAGGACGGCTTATAAAAATCCAGTATGAAGAAATAATGCTAAATAAAAATGAAAGTTTTGATGCTCTTATAAAAGATTATAAAGTGAGTAACGAAACAGCAGAGAAAATTGGATTAAGAGTGAAATCTTTGACAAAAGAGGAATTGCTGGATGATGAAAAAATCGTATGTCTGCTTGGATTTGATACAAATATCATAAATTTAGATGAAAAGATAGAACCACGTGGATACGGACTTTTGAGCAATATAACAAAAATAAGTAAAAAAGATAGGGAAATTCTTGTAAGGGAATTTTCAAATGTTCAGTCAATTTTGATGTCAACAGCTTCGGATATTGCTAAAATAAAAGGAGTTAGCAAATATAAGGCTGAACATATTAATAAATCATTAAAAAGAATAAAAAATAGAGCGGTAATTGATAGAGAATAA
- the coaD gene encoding pantetheine-phosphate adenylyltransferase, producing the protein MGKIALYPGSFDPITRGHIDIIKRSSNLFDKLIIGIFKNSTKSKAWFSDEEKVEMIQEILKKEGIEAEIKIFNGLLVDFMYKENVNILIRGLRALSDYEYELQFTLTNKTLAKSEFETVFLTASREYLYLSSSLVKEVALNKGDLSFFVTENVERRLIDKVKK; encoded by the coding sequence ATGGGGAAAATAGCATTGTATCCAGGGAGTTTTGATCCAATAACAAGAGGTCATATTGATATTATAAAGCGTTCTTCAAACTTATTTGACAAGTTAATAATAGGTATTTTTAAAAATTCTACAAAATCAAAAGCCTGGTTTTCTGATGAGGAAAAAGTTGAGATGATACAGGAAATATTAAAAAAAGAAGGTATAGAAGCTGAAATAAAGATTTTTAATGGATTATTAGTTGACTTTATGTATAAAGAAAATGTGAATATTTTGATAAGAGGCTTACGTGCATTGTCAGATTATGAATATGAGCTGCAGTTTACACTTACAAATAAGACGCTTGCTAAAAGTGAATTTGAAACAGTATTTTTGACTGCTTCAAGGGAATATTTGTATTTAAGTTCTAGCCTTGTAAAGGAAGTTGCTTTAAATAAAGGGGATCTGAGTTTTTTTGTAACTGAAAATGTAGAACGTAGATTAATTGATAAAGTTAAAAAATAA
- the radA gene encoding DNA repair protein RadA: MAAKKGKSKYICSECGYSSLKWLGKCPNCDAWGTFEEEIDIKRTFKDVESQDVSISKITEIEIEKEFRMVTPFEEFDRVLGGGLIKGEVVLITGSPGIGKSTFLLQLSQEYAKIGNVFYVSGEESPRQIKQRAERVNVKSENLYILNDTNIEKIESVILKDKPKVVVVDSIQTLYSENVNSIPGSVTQIRETTLKIIEIAKKNEIAFYIVGHVTKDGKLAGPKLLEHMVDAVLQIEGEENSYYRIIRSIKNRYGSTNEISIFDMKENGISEVKNPSEFFISDRDEKNIGSIIVPIFEGSRVFLFEVQSLLGTPNFGMPRRTVEGYDKTRVEILSAVLSRSLEVDVNSKDIYINIPGGIDLNDRSSDLAVIFSLLSSVKGVPISQKIAAIGELGLRGEVRKVSFIKNRVNELEKMGFAGVYLPKSHQADFEKEKTKIKLNYISNISELVERIR, translated from the coding sequence ATGGCTGCAAAAAAGGGAAAATCTAAATATATATGTTCAGAATGCGGTTACAGTTCGTTAAAATGGCTGGGAAAATGTCCAAATTGTGATGCTTGGGGAACATTTGAAGAGGAAATTGATATAAAAAGAACCTTTAAGGATGTGGAATCACAAGATGTTTCAATTAGCAAAATAACAGAGATTGAAATAGAAAAGGAATTTCGGATGGTAACGCCTTTTGAGGAATTTGACAGAGTGCTGGGAGGCGGTCTGATAAAGGGAGAAGTTGTGCTTATTACAGGAAGTCCTGGAATTGGAAAATCAACTTTTCTGCTTCAGCTGTCGCAGGAATATGCGAAGATTGGAAATGTATTTTATGTTTCTGGGGAAGAATCGCCACGGCAAATAAAACAGCGTGCAGAACGTGTCAATGTAAAAAGTGAAAATTTGTATATTTTAAATGATACAAATATTGAAAAAATTGAAAGTGTAATTTTAAAGGATAAGCCAAAAGTTGTTGTAGTTGACTCAATTCAGACACTTTATTCTGAAAATGTGAATTCCATTCCCGGAAGCGTAACACAAATTCGGGAAACAACTTTAAAAATCATTGAAATTGCTAAAAAAAATGAAATCGCATTTTATATTGTCGGACATGTTACAAAAGATGGAAAATTGGCAGGGCCGAAATTGCTGGAACATATGGTTGACGCAGTTTTGCAAATTGAAGGTGAAGAAAATAGCTATTACAGGATTATCCGCTCGATAAAGAACCGTTATGGCTCTACAAATGAAATTTCAATTTTTGATATGAAGGAAAATGGAATTAGTGAAGTGAAAAATCCGTCTGAATTTTTCATAAGTGATAGAGATGAAAAAAATATTGGAAGTATTATTGTGCCAATTTTTGAAGGAAGTCGTGTATTTTTATTTGAAGTGCAGTCGTTATTGGGAACACCGAATTTTGGAATGCCGAGAAGAACGGTGGAGGGATATGATAAAACTCGTGTGGAAATATTAAGTGCTGTTTTGTCACGTTCTTTAGAAGTAGATGTAAATTCAAAGGATATTTATATAAATATTCCGGGAGGAATTGACTTAAATGACAGGAGTTCTGATTTAGCAGTAATTTTTTCACTTTTATCTTCAGTAAAAGGTGTGCCGATAAGTCAGAAAATAGCAGCTATTGGCGAATTGGGATTACGAGGAGAAGTGAGAAAAGTGTCCTTTATCAAAAATAGGGTAAATGAGCTGGAAAAAATGGGATTTGCAGGGGTATACCTTCCAAAAAGCCATCAGGCTGATTTTGAGAAAGAAAAAACAAAAATAAAACTGAATTATATAAGTAATATAAGTGAACTTGTCGAGAGGATAAGATAA
- a CDS encoding DUF1385 domain-containing protein: MRDKKVTVGGQAVVEGVMMRGPKAIATAVRKQDGSIVYKKVVLTEKSNRWLKVPFVRGVIALYDAMVVGTKELIFASNQAGHEEEKLTDKQVGFTVMTSVLLGIAVFMWLPSAVGGFFFKHNILKANIVEAVIKLTLFLGYIYGISFFKDIQRVFEYHGAEHKSIMNYEMEKELTPKNAKVCTRFHPRCGTSFLLLVMFISILVFSTVDLFFKVPTGHFSMLIYKLITRILFVPFVAGLSYEIQRWTSYHLDNIFAKMVAIPGMWLQKITTREPDESQLEVAIVALNVALGNEVPNATEVFE, encoded by the coding sequence ATGAGAGATAAAAAAGTAACTGTCGGAGGACAGGCTGTTGTCGAAGGAGTTATGATGAGAGGGCCTAAAGCGATTGCAACAGCAGTTCGTAAGCAGGATGGGAGTATTGTTTATAAGAAGGTAGTGCTTACTGAAAAAAGTAACAGATGGTTGAAAGTGCCTTTTGTAAGGGGAGTTATAGCACTTTATGATGCCATGGTTGTTGGGACGAAGGAGCTTATTTTTGCATCAAATCAGGCTGGACATGAAGAGGAAAAATTGACGGATAAACAAGTTGGGTTTACTGTTATGACTTCAGTTTTATTGGGGATTGCTGTATTTATGTGGTTACCATCAGCTGTTGGAGGATTTTTCTTCAAACATAATATTTTGAAGGCTAATATTGTGGAAGCTGTTATAAAATTAACACTTTTTTTAGGATATATCTATGGGATTTCGTTTTTTAAGGATATTCAGAGGGTTTTTGAATATCACGGGGCAGAACATAAAAGCATTATGAACTATGAAATGGAGAAGGAATTGACGCCTAAAAATGCGAAAGTATGTACAAGATTTCACCCAAGATGTGGTACAAGTTTTCTTTTACTTGTAATGTTCATAAGTATTCTGGTATTTTCAACAGTAGATTTATTTTTTAAAGTTCCAACTGGACATTTTTCAATGTTAATTTACAAGTTAATAACAAGAATTTTGTTTGTACCTTTTGTTGCTGGACTTTCTTATGAAATTCAACGTTGGACAAGTTATCATCTGGATAATATCTTTGCCAAAATGGTTGCAATTCCAGGAATGTGGCTGCAAAAAATTACTACAAGAGAACCAGATGAAAGTCAGCTGGAAGTGGCGATTGTGGCTTTAAATGTGGCATTGGGAAATGAAGTTCCAAATGCTACGGAGGTTTTTGAATAG
- a CDS encoding M15 family metallopeptidase produces MKKLKFFIGVFSILSIISTGNKLYAYNEIKGIFKSGNRENKNIPDNSQSRSENVQTPQVEIVTDPMWEYYTEYHERIDAELQDVYDNPSHETAVKHMVWVEVPIWKLKNGQKVSSKAKVQVLNLLAEDVKSIFTEIYNGPEKFPIKSLGGYNWRSNGLTSLHSTGRAIDINPDENPQVSADGEVLVGKKWEPGINPYSITPDGDVVKAFSKKGWTWGAGFSRADYMHFDF; encoded by the coding sequence TTGAAAAAATTAAAATTTTTTATAGGAGTATTTTCTATTTTAAGTATAATCTCAACAGGAAATAAACTTTATGCTTATAATGAAATAAAAGGTATATTTAAATCAGGAAATCGAGAAAATAAAAATATACCAGATAATAGCCAATCAAGAAGCGAAAATGTTCAAACACCACAAGTAGAAATTGTTACTGATCCTATGTGGGAATATTATACTGAATATCACGAAAGAATTGATGCAGAATTACAAGATGTTTATGATAATCCTTCTCATGAAACTGCAGTAAAACATATGGTTTGGGTTGAGGTTCCTATATGGAAATTAAAAAATGGACAAAAGGTTTCAAGTAAGGCAAAAGTACAAGTATTAAATTTATTAGCAGAAGATGTGAAAAGTATATTTACTGAAATATACAATGGACCAGAAAAATTTCCTATTAAATCATTAGGAGGCTATAATTGGCGATCTAATGGGCTAACTAGCCTTCATAGTACTGGCCGTGCAATAGATATAAATCCTGATGAAAATCCTCAGGTAAGTGCTGATGGAGAAGTTTTAGTAGGTAAAAAATGGGAACCAGGAATAAATCCTTATTCTATTACTCCAGACGGAGATGTTGTAAAAGCATTTTCTAAAAAAGGATGGACTTGGGGAGCTGGATTTTCAAGAGCTGATTATATGCATTTTGACTTTTAA